In bacterium, one DNA window encodes the following:
- the mutS gene encoding DNA mismatch repair protein MutS, whose translation MSSRQASSPKLTPMLAQYLEIKRAHPDALLLFRMGDFYETFFDDARVLSETCNVTLTTRDKNSENPVPLAGVPHHALDTYLARLLAAGLTVAICDQVEDPAQAKGLVKRAVVKVVSPGTATAPELVEGAGGVFCLSYAPGTGGDAGWAVLDASTGEFRCGQEDASLASLCERYDAREVILSEGVDAELCRTWRRAMPGTVINTVSAAWYHPSFARETLLDHFGVLSLDPFGLEDESRAPAVGAAGALLRYLTSLALRKPEQITSLVFTARADRLLLDEETLRNLEVFRTFRGERGEGTLVHHLDATLTPMGRRLLERRLAEPWTDLQELARWHAGVDGAVSDRDWRRDVRGALRDVGDLDRWAVHAASGRIGPARLRQLGNSLQAAHEVAVQVLAFGHGSHPAGEWALAMPDLAALSVEIMSTLSDQPPAQLKPGDIIRSGVDAELDAAKSVASDTKGYLASLQTRERERTGIPTLKVGFNKVFGYFFEVTNKHRDKVPPDYQQKQTLVNSARFHTEDLKRAEQTILEAEDRIQARESEIFGRLVRAVAGRLDEIRRSSRLLAAVDLMFAYAEIAEQRGYCRPVCDDSLVLDINGGRHPVVERLLDHDFIPNDTLLDSGSRQVLLLTGPNMGGKSTYLRQVALLTIMAQAGGFVPAARAVIGLADRIFTRVGASDNLARGQSTFFAEMSESARILHQMSRRSLVILDEVGRGTSTYDGLSLAWAITEFLHHDDGPRPRTIFATHYHELTELESRLPRLVNLRMDVKEWEGRIIFLHAVKPGCSDKSYGIHVARLAGVPEPVLRRAETLLATMTAEDARALAPDRLPDGAAFSVAADSFAAPDRQLSLFTDGERDALDGLRELDLESLSPLDAFLWLARIKKQLG comes from the coding sequence ATGAGCTCCCGGCAGGCCTCGTCTCCCAAGTTGACGCCCATGCTCGCCCAGTACCTGGAGATAAAGCGAGCGCATCCCGACGCGCTGCTGCTGTTCCGCATGGGTGACTTCTACGAGACCTTCTTCGACGACGCCCGCGTGCTGTCCGAGACCTGCAACGTCACCCTCACCACGCGCGACAAGAACAGCGAAAACCCGGTACCCCTGGCCGGCGTACCCCACCATGCCCTGGACACCTATCTCGCGCGGCTGCTCGCCGCCGGTCTGACCGTGGCCATCTGCGACCAGGTGGAGGATCCGGCGCAGGCCAAGGGTCTGGTCAAGCGCGCGGTGGTCAAGGTGGTCAGCCCCGGGACCGCCACGGCCCCCGAATTGGTCGAGGGTGCCGGCGGCGTGTTCTGCCTGTCGTATGCGCCCGGCACCGGCGGCGATGCCGGCTGGGCGGTTCTCGACGCGAGCACGGGCGAGTTCCGTTGCGGCCAGGAGGACGCCAGCCTGGCGTCCCTGTGCGAGCGTTACGACGCCCGCGAGGTGATCCTCTCCGAAGGAGTCGACGCCGAGCTCTGCCGGACCTGGCGGCGCGCCATGCCGGGCACCGTGATCAACACCGTGAGCGCCGCCTGGTACCATCCGTCCTTCGCCCGCGAGACGCTGCTCGATCATTTCGGCGTGCTGAGCCTGGATCCCTTCGGCCTGGAGGACGAGTCGCGCGCCCCCGCCGTCGGCGCAGCCGGCGCGCTGCTGCGTTACCTGACCTCGCTCGCCCTGCGCAAGCCAGAGCAGATCACGTCGCTGGTCTTCACAGCGCGCGCAGACCGGCTGCTGCTCGACGAGGAGACCTTGCGCAATCTGGAGGTGTTTCGCACGTTCCGGGGTGAACGGGGCGAAGGCACGCTCGTCCACCACCTGGACGCCACCCTCACACCCATGGGTAGACGCCTGCTCGAACGACGGCTGGCCGAACCCTGGACCGATCTGCAGGAGCTGGCGCGCTGGCACGCCGGCGTGGACGGCGCTGTATCGGACAGGGACTGGCGTCGCGACGTGCGCGGCGCGCTGCGCGACGTGGGCGATCTGGACCGCTGGGCCGTGCACGCGGCTTCCGGCCGCATCGGCCCCGCTCGCTTGCGGCAACTCGGCAACTCACTGCAGGCTGCGCACGAGGTGGCAGTCCAGGTGCTGGCCTTCGGCCACGGGAGCCACCCGGCGGGGGAGTGGGCCTTGGCGATGCCCGATCTGGCCGCTCTGTCGGTCGAGATCATGTCCACCCTCTCCGACCAGCCGCCGGCCCAGCTGAAACCCGGCGACATCATACGCTCCGGCGTGGATGCGGAACTGGACGCCGCCAAGTCCGTCGCCAGCGACACCAAGGGATATCTCGCCTCGCTCCAGACCCGGGAGAGGGAACGCACGGGCATCCCCACGCTGAAGGTCGGCTTCAACAAGGTGTTCGGCTATTTTTTCGAGGTGACCAACAAGCACCGCGACAAGGTGCCGCCCGACTACCAGCAGAAACAGACCCTGGTCAACTCGGCGCGTTTCCATACCGAGGACCTCAAGCGGGCCGAGCAGACCATCCTGGAAGCGGAGGACCGCATCCAGGCCCGGGAGAGCGAGATCTTCGGCCGCCTGGTCCGCGCCGTCGCCGGGCGCCTGGACGAGATCCGCCGCAGCTCGCGCCTGCTCGCCGCCGTGGACCTGATGTTCGCCTACGCCGAGATCGCCGAGCAGCGCGGCTACTGCCGCCCCGTCTGCGACGACTCGCTCGTGCTGGACATCAACGGCGGCCGCCACCCCGTGGTCGAGCGCCTGCTCGATCACGACTTCATACCCAACGACACCCTGCTGGACAGCGGCTCGCGCCAGGTGCTCCTGTTGACGGGCCCCAACATGGGCGGCAAGTCCACCTACCTGCGCCAGGTGGCGCTGTTGACGATCATGGCACAGGCCGGCGGCTTCGTGCCCGCCGCCCGCGCGGTCATCGGCCTCGCGGACCGCATCTTCACGCGCGTGGGCGCCAGCGACAACCTGGCCCGCGGCCAATCCACCTTCTTCGCGGAGATGAGCGAGTCGGCGCGCATCCTCCACCAGATGTCCCGGCGCAGTCTGGTGATCCTGGACGAGGTCGGCCGCGGCACGTCCACCTACGACGGCCTGTCCCTGGCCTGGGCCATCACCGAGTTCCTGCATCACGACGACGGCCCCCGTCCCCGCACCATCTTCGCCACCCACTATCACGAACTCACCGAGCTGGAATCACGGCTGCCGCGCCTGGTGAACCTGCGCATGGACGTGAAGGAGTGGGAGGGCAGGATCATCTTCCTGCACGCCGTCAAACCCGGCTGCAGCGACAAGAGCTACGGCATCCACGTGGCGCGCCTGGCCGGCGTGCCTGAACCGGTGCTGCGGCGCGCCGAGACCTTGCTGGCGACCATGACGGCCGAGGACGCCCGCGCCCTGGCGCCGGATCGTCTGCCGGACGGCGCCGCCTTCTCCGTGGCGGCCGACAGCTTCGCCGCTCCCGACCGACAGCTCTCGCTGTTCACCGACGGTGAACGGGACGCCCTGGACGGCCTGCGCGAACTGGATCTCGAGTCCCTCAGCCCTCTCGACGCCTTCCTCTGGCTCGCGCGCATCAAGAAGCAACTCGGGTAA
- a CDS encoding SPOR domain-containing protein: MRRAVLRSALLVAVASATVASGTDPPSGDWHDVRSLFAVGRFTDARELTAALTANDAATPQSLYWRFRLAESPAEAAELRRELLDAPDLGSPARNLLLADAAWQAFGAGDYAAAIASLEEIALGNGETAASTTLLGGLAWRARGDVARSRGALAAVPPGDPDYDRARYLLARLALADGEPALARRYLEMAGRTEDTPCRAEILLVDWMLAAETDPQYAIRLRRELEHRFSRSLPAALVAEQELRLEELQRSLEAPSASAHDSTPFGEESPAPATASGRYALQFAAFADRARALKFLDDWRERLPGLLISEVTDERGLTLYKLRAGSYPGMSQARDQAALLRASYDLDPLPVKADDSP; this comes from the coding sequence ATGAGGCGAGCGGTGCTGAGGTCGGCCCTGCTCGTCGCCGTTGCCTCGGCAACCGTCGCCAGCGGCACGGATCCGCCCAGCGGCGACTGGCACGACGTACGCTCCCTGTTCGCCGTGGGCCGCTTCACGGACGCCCGCGAACTCACCGCCGCACTAACGGCCAACGACGCCGCCACCCCGCAGTCTCTCTACTGGCGCTTCCGTCTCGCGGAATCCCCGGCGGAGGCCGCTGAACTGCGACGCGAGTTGCTCGACGCCCCCGATCTCGGCTCCCCGGCGCGCAACCTGCTCCTCGCAGACGCCGCCTGGCAGGCTTTCGGAGCTGGCGATTACGCGGCGGCGATCGCCTCGCTGGAGGAAATAGCCCTGGGGAACGGCGAGACCGCGGCCTCCACGACCCTGCTGGGCGGACTGGCCTGGCGCGCCCGGGGAGATGTCGCGCGCAGCCGGGGCGCCCTGGCCGCCGTGCCCCCGGGCGATCCCGATTACGACCGGGCCCGTTATCTGCTGGCCCGACTCGCGCTGGCCGACGGCGAGCCGGCGCTGGCCCGGCGCTACCTCGAGATGGCAGGCCGGACCGAGGATACGCCGTGTCGCGCCGAGATCCTGCTGGTGGACTGGATGCTGGCGGCCGAGACGGACCCCCAGTACGCCATCCGCCTTCGCCGCGAACTGGAACACCGCTTCTCGCGCTCCCTGCCCGCCGCCCTCGTCGCCGAGCAGGAGCTGCGTCTGGAGGAGTTGCAGCGGAGTCTCGAAGCTCCGTCGGCGAGCGCGCACGATTCCACGCCGTTCGGGGAAGAATCTCCGGCGCCGGCAACGGCTTCCGGACGCTACGCCCTCCAGTTCGCCGCTTTCGCCGACAGGGCCCGCGCGTTGAAATTCCTGGATGACTGGCGCGAGCGCCTTCCCGGGCTGCTGATCAGCGAGGTGACCGACGAGCGCGGGCTGACCCTCTACAAGCTGCGCGCCGGCTCGTACCCCGGCATGTCCCAGGCGCGCGACCAGGCCGCCCTCCTGCGCGCCAGCTACGATCTCGACCCGTTGCCGGTCAAGGCAGACGATTCCCCATGA
- a CDS encoding LapA family protein, with the protein MWVIKGIFYLLVLIAMAMFFTQNSDQSVDLDLLWWKFLAIPLYYVMLGGFLAGIFVSLVVGGIREVKLRNRLRALGRDLRDRDNEIAELRSLPLRELD; encoded by the coding sequence GTGTGGGTCATCAAGGGAATCTTCTATCTGCTCGTCTTGATCGCCATGGCCATGTTCTTCACCCAGAACAGCGATCAATCCGTTGACCTGGACCTGTTGTGGTGGAAGTTCCTGGCCATCCCCCTCTACTACGTGATGCTGGGCGGGTTCCTCGCCGGCATATTCGTCAGCCTGGTCGTCGGCGGCATTCGCGAAGTCAAGCTGCGCAACCGACTCCGCGCCCTGGGGCGCGATCTGAGGGACCGTGACAACGAGATCGCCGAGTTGCGTTCGCTGCCGTTGCGCGAACTGGACTAA
- the miaB gene encoding tRNA (N6-isopentenyl adenosine(37)-C2)-methylthiotransferase MiaB, with translation MSSSEAASRRVYIETYGCQMNTYDSSAIGGILTRSGYALASDPAAADIILLNTCSVRELAEHKVFSRIGELRSLRRRGQIRADIIGVCGCMAERLSGALATGEGHADLVAGVDQYAQLPRMLARLLSGAARTPPLATGHLAEMHYVAPPAAYPANNSHLVTIHKGCDYRCTYCIVPATRGPQREKAPSAILDEIRGIVAAGGDEVTLLGQNVTAYRAPGLDFAGLLRQVAGIDGLARIRFLTGHPCDMDERLIGTIGSLDKVCPWLHLPAQSGSDRILRRMKRFYTRDQYLSLIETARRLVRDATFSGDFIVGFPGETDDDFRLTLELVREVRYDQTFNFKYSARPGTPAARLDDDVDIAVKKERLAEVMRLQDEIWQELAAQEIGHCRRAAVEGRARRPEGALKARTPNNRKVLLKDCNAAVGDVLDIRITGCEATTFFAELA, from the coding sequence ATGTCCTCTTCGGAAGCCGCGAGCCGCAGGGTCTACATCGAGACCTACGGGTGTCAGATGAACACCTACGACTCGTCCGCCATCGGCGGCATCCTGACGCGCAGCGGCTATGCCTTGGCCAGCGACCCGGCCGCGGCCGACATCATCCTTCTCAATACCTGCTCGGTCCGGGAACTGGCCGAGCACAAGGTCTTCAGCCGCATCGGCGAGCTGCGCAGCCTGCGGCGCCGTGGGCAGATCCGGGCCGACATCATCGGCGTCTGCGGTTGCATGGCCGAGCGTCTCTCCGGCGCGCTGGCCACGGGAGAGGGGCACGCGGATCTCGTGGCGGGCGTCGACCAGTACGCCCAGCTGCCCCGGATGCTGGCGCGGCTCCTGTCGGGCGCCGCCCGCACCCCGCCGCTGGCCACGGGCCATCTCGCGGAAATGCACTACGTGGCTCCGCCGGCGGCCTATCCCGCCAACAACTCTCACCTGGTGACCATCCACAAGGGCTGCGACTACCGCTGCACCTACTGCATCGTCCCGGCCACGCGCGGTCCCCAGCGCGAGAAGGCTCCATCCGCCATCCTGGACGAGATCCGCGGCATCGTCGCGGCGGGAGGGGACGAGGTCACCCTGCTCGGCCAGAACGTCACCGCCTATCGGGCGCCCGGTCTGGATTTCGCCGGCCTGCTGCGCCAGGTGGCCGGGATCGACGGCCTGGCGCGCATCCGATTCCTGACGGGGCACCCCTGCGACATGGACGAGCGGTTGATCGGCACGATCGGCTCGCTGGACAAGGTCTGCCCCTGGCTGCACCTGCCGGCGCAGAGCGGCAGCGACCGCATCCTGCGGCGCATGAAGCGCTTCTACACCCGCGACCAGTACCTCTCCCTGATCGAGACGGCGCGACGTCTGGTCCGGGACGCGACCTTTTCGGGCGATTTCATCGTGGGCTTCCCGGGGGAAACCGACGACGATTTCCGACTGACGCTTGAGTTGGTGAGGGAGGTCCGCTACGATCAGACCTTCAACTTCAAGTACTCGGCGCGGCCGGGGACCCCCGCGGCCAGGCTGGATGACGATGTCGACATCGCGGTCAAGAAGGAACGCCTGGCCGAGGTGATGCGTCTCCAGGACGAGATCTGGCAGGAACTCGCCGCGCAGGAGATCGGGCACTGCAGAAGAGCAGCCGTGGAGGGGAGAGCCCGCCGGCCGGAGGGGGCGCTGAAGGCACGAACGCCGAACAACCGCAAGGTACTGTTGAAGGACTGCAACGCCGCCGTCGGCGACGTGCTCGACATCCGCATCACCGGTTGCGAGGCGACGACCTTTTTCGCCGAATTGGCTTGA